From Leptolyngbya sp. CCY15150, a single genomic window includes:
- a CDS encoding S8 family serine peptidase has translation MAQAHIARRTLWFIGGLATSLIGIPALALITSVGEDGIDARRLHDDPYNITGAKISIGQVEIGRPPMFGLDKTAPENFAVRLSQVFFQDEPASANDYVDGHASNVASVMISTDKSLTGVAPGARLYSAAAGFMPGNGQPLECLASQTVALQNGDDVRAINFSFGESLLRDPRPDARLDGNALLTQCIDWSANIHNVLYVIAGNQGRGGIPIPTDNFNGMNVSNSRQIDGEFIKVDVSNLGSEPEVVIGRLPELESNVGARRSITLVAPGTGIEMFNPDGTTTRSTGTSFAAPHVTAAVALIQEFGDRQLRNESPNWSLDSRQSEVSKVILLNSADKIEDEGDGLNLGMRRTIIDQRNRNWLESDAYTNPAIPLDAELGTGHLNAFRAYQQFSGGQWKASDPIAAIGWDYDQVGLTNDAPAYRDYVFNTPLAANSYLSVTLAWNRQVTLSDRNGNELFDVDETFIDGGLNNLDLYLMPADATDTSDRIWSSVSAVDSTEHIFYQIPATGRYKLRVVYRNQANEPIQSYALAWWGVPSR, from the coding sequence ATGGCTCAAGCACACATCGCGCGGCGAACCCTCTGGTTTATCGGCGGCCTCGCTACATCCTTAATCGGTATTCCAGCGTTAGCCTTAATCACCTCCGTGGGAGAAGACGGCATTGATGCCCGGCGCTTGCATGATGATCCCTACAATATTACCGGCGCAAAAATTAGTATTGGGCAAGTCGAAATTGGTCGTCCTCCCATGTTTGGCCTGGACAAAACAGCTCCCGAAAATTTTGCCGTGCGGCTGAGTCAGGTCTTTTTTCAAGACGAGCCCGCCAGTGCCAACGACTATGTGGACGGCCACGCCTCCAACGTTGCCAGCGTCATGATTAGCACCGATAAGTCGCTGACAGGGGTGGCTCCAGGAGCCCGGCTCTATTCTGCTGCCGCTGGCTTTATGCCGGGGAATGGTCAACCGCTGGAATGCCTTGCCTCTCAAACTGTAGCGCTGCAAAATGGCGATGATGTCCGAGCCATCAACTTTAGCTTTGGTGAGTCCCTGCTGCGCGATCCGCGTCCTGATGCGCGGCTTGATGGTAATGCGTTACTCACGCAATGTATTGACTGGTCTGCCAATATCCATAATGTGCTGTACGTGATTGCTGGCAACCAAGGACGGGGTGGGATTCCCATTCCCACGGATAATTTCAACGGCATGAATGTCTCCAATTCTCGGCAGATTGATGGGGAATTTATCAAAGTCGATGTCTCCAACCTAGGCAGTGAACCAGAGGTGGTGATTGGACGACTGCCCGAGCTGGAAAGCAATGTGGGCGCCCGCCGCTCGATTACGCTGGTGGCACCGGGCACCGGCATTGAAATGTTTAACCCTGATGGCACTACAACTCGCAGTACCGGCACCAGCTTTGCCGCACCCCACGTGACCGCCGCCGTGGCGCTGATTCAAGAATTTGGCGATCGCCAACTGCGGAACGAATCCCCCAACTGGAGCCTAGACTCCCGTCAGTCAGAAGTTAGCAAGGTGATTTTACTCAACTCTGCCGACAAGATTGAAGATGAGGGCGATGGACTCAATCTAGGAATGCGACGCACCATTATTGACCAGCGTAACCGCAACTGGCTAGAGTCCGATGCCTACACCAACCCAGCCATTCCCCTTGATGCGGAACTGGGAACAGGACACCTGAATGCATTTCGGGCCTATCAACAATTTAGCGGCGGACAATGGAAAGCATCCGATCCCATTGCGGCGATCGGGTGGGATTATGATCAGGTGGGGTTGACGAACGATGCGCCAGCGTATCGAGATTACGTCTTCAATACGCCCCTAGCGGCCAATAGCTATCTATCGGTGACCCTTGCTTGGAATCGCCAGGTAACCCTCAGCGATCGCAATGGCAACGAGCTTTTTGACGTAGACGAAACGTTTATCGACGGGGGACTCAATAACCTGGATTTGTACTTGATGCCTGCTGATGCAACGGATACAAGCGATCGCATTTGGTCATCCGTGAGCGCTGTAGACAGCACCGAGCATATTTTCTATCAGATTCCAGCCACGGGGCG